GTGTATAGCCATTAATGTATTCCATTACAATATAGTGAATTTTTTTGCTATCTATTTCTTCAGCTCCAACATCATATATATTCATAATATTTGGATGTGAAAGGCTGGCAGCAGCTTGAGATTCTCTTCTAAACTTTCCTATAAATTGTTCATCATCTGTGAATTCGTCTCTAAGTACTTTTATAGCTACAAATCTATTGAGTAGATGACATTTAGCTTTATAAACTATAGCCATGCCACCTTCCCCTATTTTTTCAATTATCTCATAACGATTGCCTAATATTATACCAATCATTTTAACACCTCGTCATCAAATTTAATTCCTATTACTGTAATATTATCTCTCCCGCCATTTTCTTTGGCTAAAGTTACGAGGGAGTTGCAAATCATATTCATATCCCTATCTTTATTATAGTTAATTACTTTTAAGATAGTATCCTCATCAATCATATTTGTCAGACCGTCACTGCATAATAACAAAACATCATCTCTCTCATGTTCAATTGTATAGATATCCATATCAACAAAACAGCTTGTCCCCAAGGCCCTGGTAATCATGTTTCTCTGGGGATGACTAACAGCTTCTTCAGGTGTTATGCTTCCATTCTTAATCAACTCGTTTACTAAAGTATGGTCTTCTGTTAATTGTCTTATTTTATTATTATTAATTAGATATGCTCTACTATCACCTACATGACCAATAAATATTTTTGATTTATATACATATGCTAAGGTAATAGTAGTTCCCATACCAGAATATTCAGGAACTTCAAATGAACGTAAATAAATTTTATCATTTATGTCTTCTATAGCTTCCTTTATGAGTAATTTTATGCTCTCTTCAGAATTTAACTTTCCCTCATTCTTTTTCAGATTTTTTATAATTCCATCAACAGCCATATTACTGGCAATATCACCAGCTTTATGACCACCCATGCCGTCTGCAACAATAAATAGAGGAAATTCCTTTTCTAAAGATGCGAACATGCTATCTTGATTATCTTCTCTTCTTAATCCAATATCACTTATTGCTCCAACAATCATAGTATCACCCCAAGGATTTTATTCTTTATCAGTAATACTTCTTCTTAACTGACCACAGGAAGCGCTGATATCACTTCCCATTTCTCTTCTAATTGTAACAGGAATGTTTCTTTTTAACAAATTATATTGGAACCTTTCTACATGTTCCTTATTAGGCCTTTCCTCAGGATATTCCTTAATAGGATTTAGAGGTATTAAGTTTACATGAGCATTAATATCTTTTAATAACCTTGAAAGTTCCTTAAGTTCATTCTCTCCATCATTTATATTCTCTATAAGAGTATATTCAAAAGTTAACCGTCTTTTAGTAGATTCTCCATAGTATTTACAAGCTTTCATTAATTCAGCAATGCTATACCGCTTCGCAATTGGCATTATATTAGACCTATGATCATCAAATGGTGAATGTAGTGAAATAGACAATGTAATAGGCAAATTTTCCTTAGCTAATTCATATATCTTTGGTACTATTCCACTAGTTGATAATGTAATATTTCTTAAACTCATATTATGACCTTTTTCATCATGTATGATATTTATGAATTTCAACACATTATCATAATTATCTAAAGGTTCTCCACTGCCCATTAATACAACATTAGATATGTCTTTTCCTGTATCCTTTTCCATCATATATATTTGATTAACCATTTCAGCAGGTGTTAGATTCCTAATTAGCCCTTCCTTAGTAGATGCACAAAATTTACAGCCCATCCTACATCCAACTTGTGTCGAAATACAAGCAGTATTTCCATGTTTATATTCCATAAATACACTTTCAATTATATTTTTGTCCTGTAATATAAACAAATACTTTTTAGTATTATCTATTTTCGAGTCAAATCTTCTAAAAATTTCTAATCTATTTATATATGATATTTCAAGTATTTTCTTTTTTAAATCCTTAGATAATTGATTAAGAGAGTTAATATCAAGATTTTTATTACGATTAAAATACGTAAAGACCTGTTCCCCTCTATATGATTTTTCATCTATTTTTATCATAAAGTTCTTTAATTCATCTAAAGTCATACTATTTAATTCAATTCTATTCATTATAACACCAATCCTTATCTAAATATTATACATAAAAAAATTGAATTAATCTATCCTTGT
The DNA window shown above is from Tissierella sp. Yu-01 and carries:
- a CDS encoding Stp1/IreP family PP2C-type Ser/Thr phosphatase, with product MIVGAISDIGLRREDNQDSMFASLEKEFPLFIVADGMGGHKAGDIASNMAVDGIIKNLKKNEGKLNSEESIKLLIKEAIEDINDKIYLRSFEVPEYSGMGTTITLAYVYKSKIFIGHVGDSRAYLINNNKIRQLTEDHTLVNELIKNGSITPEEAVSHPQRNMITRALGTSCFVDMDIYTIEHERDDVLLLCSDGLTNMIDEDTILKVINYNKDRDMNMICNSLVTLAKENGGRDNITVIGIKFDDEVLK
- the rlmN gene encoding 23S rRNA (adenine(2503)-C(2))-methyltransferase RlmN; translation: MNRIELNSMTLDELKNFMIKIDEKSYRGEQVFTYFNRNKNLDINSLNQLSKDLKKKILEISYINRLEIFRRFDSKIDNTKKYLFILQDKNIIESVFMEYKHGNTACISTQVGCRMGCKFCASTKEGLIRNLTPAEMVNQIYMMEKDTGKDISNVVLMGSGEPLDNYDNVLKFINIIHDEKGHNMSLRNITLSTSGIVPKIYELAKENLPITLSISLHSPFDDHRSNIMPIAKRYSIAELMKACKYYGESTKRRLTFEYTLIENINDGENELKELSRLLKDINAHVNLIPLNPIKEYPEERPNKEHVERFQYNLLKRNIPVTIRREMGSDISASCGQLRRSITDKE